Proteins encoded within one genomic window of Puniceicoccales bacterium:
- the rpmA gene encoding 50S ribosomal protein L27: MAHKKGQGTSRNGRDSNSKRLGVKKYSGEAILAGGIILRQRGTKVHPGKNVGLGRDFTLFALANGKVKWDGAHRKVHVIASV, encoded by the coding sequence ATGGCGCATAAAAAAGGTCAAGGCACATCCAGAAACGGCAGGGATAGCAATAGTAAACGGCTTGGAGTGAAAAAATATTCAGGAGAAGCTATTTTGGCCGGAGGTATAATCCTAAGGCAGCGAGGGACTAAAGTACATCCTGGCAAAAATGTTGGTCTTGGAAGAGATTTTACGTTATTTGCTCTTGCTAACGGTAAAGTTAAATGGGATGGTGCCCATCGCAAAGTTCATGTAATTGCTTCTGTTTAA